The region CTTCATCGGTGCCGCCCTGCGCATGATCGTCGCTACGGGCGACTGGAGCGCATCTGGTTTTGTCATCGCCGGTGGCCAATCGGGTCACCCCGCCTCACCCCACTATCGCGATCAGCTGGAACTTTGGCGCCGCGGACAAACAGTTAAATTCGGTTTGGAAGATATCCGACCAACGGGCGATTGCTTGATTATTTCTCCATGCTAGGCTTGATAACCACGGACGGCTCTAAAGCGATTGACGGAAATTTACCCAACGAGAGCCTCACGCATGCCAAAGGACACAAATGCCGATTAAGCTGCTGCTCGCTGATGACGAAACGCTTTTCCGCCAAAGCCTGCGAGTTTTGCTCGAGACCGGGACCACTTCTAAAGTCGTCGCTGAGGCGTCCAACGGCCAAGAGGCAGTGATCGTGGCCCGCGAAGCCAAGCCCGACTTGGCCCTGCTCGACGTCGATATGCCCAAAATGGATGGCACCAAGGCCGCTAAGTTGATCTCCATCAACATCATCCGTGAGAGCCACCCCCAACTTGGGGCATTGACTCTCCTGAT is a window of Deltaproteobacteria bacterium DNA encoding:
- a CDS encoding response regulator transcription factor, which produces MPIKLLLADDETLFRQSLRVLLETGTTSKVVAEASNGQEAVIVAREAKPDLALLDVDMPKMDGTKAAKLISINIIRESHPQLGALTLLIIYAIKLQLF